A region from the Limnochordia bacterium genome encodes:
- a CDS encoding LacI family transcriptional regulator, whose amino-acid sequence MSVSLKDVAQEAGVSVCTVSRVINDTYRHKVSDATRKKVYAAMKKLNYEPNLNARALVKKRTFLIGLLVSRLVVSFVSDIVQGIQDEADKHNYSILFYSTYNDVAKEKACFEALRRKRVDGIIYMPGAADFCTSNEGKRYLRGIIAQGAKIVQMCSNYPQIDTPYVIIDNEAGGYVATRHLASLGHTRIAHFHESTTRDGEERYAGYMLALKGAGIAYDAELVKPCRYDWRSGYEAMEQLLALPNPPTAVVACDDMSAWGAMQATMDHGLRVPDDVAITGYDDVAIAELLPTALTTIHHPKADLGGLTVKMLLEHIDGKLPLNYVLTPQLVVRQSCGAKALSRFETYMPK is encoded by the coding sequence ATGTCTGTATCATTGAAAGACGTTGCACAGGAAGCTGGTGTATCAGTTTGTACAGTCTCACGGGTGATTAACGATACCTATCGGCACAAAGTAAGCGACGCCACACGAAAAAAGGTATACGCGGCGATGAAGAAGCTCAACTATGAACCGAACCTAAATGCCCGGGCCTTGGTCAAGAAGCGCACATTTCTAATCGGGCTGCTGGTTTCCAGATTGGTTGTGTCCTTTGTTTCGGATATAGTACAAGGTATTCAAGATGAAGCGGATAAACACAACTATAGTATCCTGTTTTATAGCACCTACAACGATGTTGCTAAGGAGAAGGCGTGTTTTGAGGCACTTAGGCGGAAGCGGGTTGACGGTATTATCTATATGCCGGGGGCCGCGGATTTTTGTACTAGTAACGAAGGGAAGAGGTACCTACGGGGGATTATTGCGCAGGGAGCCAAGATAGTGCAAATGTGTTCCAATTACCCCCAGATCGATACTCCTTACGTCATCATAGATAATGAAGCCGGCGGATATGTTGCCACTAGGCATCTGGCCTCCCTAGGACATACTCGGATTGCCCATTTTCATGAGAGCACCACTAGGGACGGCGAAGAGCGATATGCTGGGTATATGCTGGCCCTTAAGGGGGCAGGAATAGCCTATGATGCAGAACTGGTGAAACCGTGCCGCTATGACTGGCGCAGCGGCTATGAAGCCATGGAACAGTTACTAGCCCTGCCCAACCCGCCGACGGCAGTGGTGGCGTGTGACGATATGTCCGCTTGGGGCGCGATGCAAGCCACAATGGACCATGGCCTACGGGTACCTGATGATGTGGCTATCACCGGCTATGATGATGTGGCCATCGCCGAACTACTGCCCACTGCGCTGACAACCATACACCATCCTAAGGCGGACCTTGGTGGCTTAACGGTCAAGATGCTGCTCGAACATATCGACGGAAAGCTGCCGCTGAACTATGTCCTTACACCGCAGCTAGTGGTGCGCCAATCATGTGGGGCTAAGGCGTTATCACGTTTTGAGACGTATATGCCGAAATAG
- a CDS encoding glycosyl hydrolase-related protein — protein sequence MFSEIDVKKVEKRCRWLRYGFYEPVAELDVTIATTMEHIRHQQVDDLQFSPISPGSSWGKEWGSAWFRTDYEITDANSGKLFLQVETGGESMVYIDGKATAAIDREHHEIPLSAAELSLGKHSVLIESYAGHLVPSMDSLPQEAPRGQWHPPVYRHCRLVRRNEDAWHLHFDMMTLFETAMELPKDSLRRARILDTLSAVVDGITWDTSDVKTRNAQFAAARKKLEPLLSCKNAPTTPTLNMIGHAHIDIAWLWPLAETMRKCGRTFSTQLRMMEEYPNYIFLQSQPQAYEYAEKYYPEVFDRIKEAMAKGKWEANGGMWVEADTNMPSTESLIRQFLVGGQYFKEKLNATPDTLWLPDVFGYNGNLPQIIRGCGIDYFITSKIGWNQVNRFPYDLFRWEGIDGTAVLSHYIKLTYNGMINPKSLWAHWREFQPKELTDTVVHAVGFGDGGGGMTMENLEFANRVTDLEGCPKAEFGKISDLMSKLEENEENYPVWCGELYLELHRGTLTSQAWTKRNNRKIEFLLRETEMLATVAYLLTGKYPAQELTELWKPVLTNQFHDILPGSSIERVYDDCHRIYGEVAGKALELKEQAKESIYRHFGTKPAKDKQMVLVNTLNWTRQDPVTIPVEEIDPDLNRIGSCVVNDVVLPKDEPVYVTDENGKPVPSQWSQERLVFAPVVSGMSLRSYHIKQGRSPVQPEDPVSVKMHGTKALLENQLIKVEVDRSGQLLSVYDKQANREVLPKGRRGNVVLLAEDLPMFWDAWDIDLYYREAVKEVTGGTLELIEEGPLQARVRVSRTFGSGSNWVQDIVLHAGSKRIDFETKVDWHETHRLLKVAFPVDVFSREVNYEIQNGYITRPSHGNTSWDQARFEVCGHKWCDIAEQGYGAALMNDCKYGYETIENELRLTLLKSAIGPDLHADQGVQVFTYAFLPHVGSLQEAEVVRHAHELNVPYTLEHNDDEEVNVSLYQMLKLEGGQVFLHAVKKAENSPGVIVRFGELVGKRSQISLTLPAKAKKVYTTNHVEENPVAIASNVQRVEVEVKPFEIKTLLVEF from the coding sequence ATGTTTTCTGAGATTGACGTGAAGAAGGTTGAAAAACGGTGCCGGTGGTTACGCTACGGGTTCTACGAGCCAGTGGCTGAATTGGATGTAACAATAGCGACAACGATGGAACATATTAGACACCAACAGGTTGATGACCTGCAATTTTCGCCCATTAGCCCGGGCTCCTCTTGGGGGAAAGAATGGGGATCCGCTTGGTTTAGGACGGATTATGAGATTACCGATGCAAATAGTGGTAAGCTATTTCTGCAGGTGGAGACCGGTGGGGAATCCATGGTATATATCGATGGTAAAGCAACGGCAGCCATTGATCGGGAGCACCATGAGATCCCCTTGTCTGCTGCTGAGCTTTCGTTAGGAAAGCATAGTGTTCTTATTGAGTCCTATGCAGGACATCTAGTACCAAGTATGGACTCCCTACCGCAGGAGGCTCCCAGAGGCCAGTGGCATCCTCCGGTATATCGGCATTGCCGCTTAGTTAGAAGAAATGAGGATGCTTGGCATCTACATTTTGACATGATGACCCTGTTCGAAACCGCGATGGAGCTACCTAAGGATAGTCTTCGGCGGGCCCGGATTCTAGATACCCTTTCTGCAGTCGTCGATGGGATCACATGGGATACCAGTGATGTAAAAACGAGAAATGCGCAGTTTGCCGCGGCACGAAAGAAACTAGAACCATTGCTTAGCTGCAAGAACGCTCCAACTACACCAACGTTGAACATGATTGGCCATGCCCACATCGATATTGCCTGGTTATGGCCCCTGGCAGAGACCATGCGTAAGTGCGGGCGCACCTTCTCCACCCAGTTGCGGATGATGGAGGAGTACCCTAACTATATATTTCTTCAGAGTCAGCCCCAAGCCTATGAGTATGCCGAGAAGTATTATCCTGAGGTCTTTGACAGGATCAAGGAAGCAATGGCAAAGGGTAAATGGGAAGCCAATGGGGGTATGTGGGTAGAGGCTGATACGAATATGCCCAGTACCGAGTCTTTGATCCGTCAGTTTTTGGTGGGCGGGCAGTATTTCAAAGAAAAGCTAAATGCCACCCCCGATACCCTCTGGTTGCCCGATGTTTTTGGTTATAATGGTAACCTGCCGCAGATCATTAGAGGATGTGGAATCGATTATTTCATCACCTCCAAGATCGGTTGGAACCAGGTCAACCGCTTCCCCTATGATCTTTTCAGGTGGGAAGGTATCGATGGCACCGCGGTCCTATCACATTACATTAAGCTAACATATAATGGTATGATTAATCCCAAATCCTTATGGGCCCATTGGCGTGAATTTCAGCCAAAGGAGCTCACCGACACAGTGGTGCACGCTGTAGGCTTTGGCGACGGTGGTGGCGGTATGACCATGGAGAACTTGGAGTTTGCTAATCGCGTCACCGATCTGGAAGGGTGTCCGAAGGCTGAATTTGGGAAGATCAGTGACCTAATGAGTAAGCTCGAGGAAAACGAGGAGAATTATCCCGTGTGGTGTGGTGAACTATATCTTGAACTGCATCGGGGGACACTAACCAGCCAAGCCTGGACCAAACGCAACAACCGCAAGATCGAATTCCTACTAAGAGAGACGGAGATGTTGGCAACTGTCGCCTATTTGCTCACCGGTAAGTATCCGGCCCAAGAGCTCACCGAGCTTTGGAAGCCCGTACTTACGAACCAGTTCCATGATATCTTACCCGGCTCTTCAATTGAGCGGGTCTATGATGATTGTCATCGAATCTATGGTGAGGTCGCAGGTAAAGCCCTAGAACTCAAGGAGCAGGCAAAGGAGTCGATCTATCGGCATTTTGGAACAAAGCCCGCTAAGGATAAACAAATGGTATTGGTTAACACTCTTAACTGGACCCGGCAGGATCCGGTGACGATTCCCGTAGAGGAGATTGATCCAGATCTCAACCGAATTGGAAGTTGTGTAGTAAACGACGTTGTGCTCCCGAAGGATGAACCGGTGTATGTTACCGACGAAAACGGCAAGCCAGTACCAAGCCAATGGAGTCAGGAACGGTTAGTCTTTGCCCCGGTTGTTTCAGGGATGAGTCTGCGCAGTTATCATATCAAGCAAGGTCGCTCTCCAGTTCAACCGGAGGATCCGGTCTCCGTTAAGATGCATGGGACAAAAGCACTCTTAGAAAACCAGTTGATTAAGGTAGAGGTGGATCGCAGTGGCCAGTTACTGTCGGTATATGATAAGCAAGCAAACCGTGAGGTGCTACCTAAGGGCCGAAGGGGTAATGTTGTCCTGCTCGCGGAAGACCTGCCGATGTTCTGGGACGCCTGGGATATTGATCTGTACTACCGGGAAGCCGTTAAGGAAGTGACAGGTGGCACCCTCGAGCTAATTGAAGAGGGACCCCTGCAAGCCCGTGTTCGGGTATCTCGCACCTTTGGCAGTGGCTCAAACTGGGTACAGGACATTGTGCTTCATGCAGGAAGCAAGCGGATTGACTTTGAGACGAAGGTTGACTGGCATGAGACCCACAGACTGCTGAAGGTAGCTTTCCCGGTGGATGTCTTCAGCCGCGAAGTCAACTACGAAATCCAAAATGGGTATATCACCCGTCCAAGCCACGGGAACACATCGTGGGATCAGGCTCGATTCGAGGTATGTGGTCACAAGTGGTGTGATATCGCCGAACAGGGTTACGGGGCGGCTTTGATGAATGACTGTAAGTACGGCTATGAGACCATTGAAAACGAGCTGCGACTAACACTGCTTAAATCAGCTATTGGGCCGGATTTGCATGCTGATCAAGGGGTGCAGGTCTTTACCTATGCTTTCTTACCCCATGTAGGAAGCCTACAGGAGGCGGAGGTTGTACGTCACGCCCATGAGCTTAATGTTCCCTATACACTCGAGCATAATGATGACGAAGAGGTAAATGTCTCCCTGTACCAAATGCTAAAGCTCGAAGGGGGTCAGGTTTTCCTACATGCGGTGAAAAAAGCGGAGAACTCCCCTGGAGTCATCGTGCGTTTCGGTGAGCTGGTAGGAAAACGTAGTCAAATATCACTGACACTACCTGCTAAGGCGAAGAAAGTCTATACCACAAATCATGTAGAGGAAAACCCAGTGGCCATAGCAAGCAATGTGCAGAGGGTGGAAGTAGAAGTGAAACCCTTTGAGATCAAGACGTTGTTGGTGGAGTTTTAG
- a CDS encoding DUF3298 and DUF4163 domain-containing protein, with protein sequence MKSKIFAAALIILLLSTFAVHGQGVTVKTECIEEELPTIEISLKIPVLVGDFPWIDAMNRLFARSREYVVTLKDEAEKWHEEASQADLPCWPYEAVADYEVMHNQEGFLSLVLTFYEYTGGAHGMTYRQAYNIELVTGRILVLEDLFMTDEFKESIAQRITQELTEHPDGYFITEFKAKDLDRTQPFYLKEGNLVVFFGLYEIAPYAAGMPSFSIPLREQESSLRYPVLMGVD encoded by the coding sequence ATGAAAAGTAAGATATTTGCAGCCGCTTTGATTATTCTCTTGTTGTCCACATTTGCTGTCCATGGTCAAGGGGTAACAGTCAAGACAGAATGTATTGAGGAGGAGTTACCAACCATTGAAATCAGCTTGAAGATTCCGGTTTTGGTGGGTGATTTCCCCTGGATCGATGCGATGAACCGGCTGTTTGCCCGGTCCCGGGAGTATGTAGTAACCCTCAAAGATGAAGCAGAGAAATGGCATGAAGAAGCATCCCAGGCGGATTTGCCCTGTTGGCCCTACGAGGCGGTGGCCGACTATGAAGTGATGCACAACCAAGAGGGATTTCTCAGTCTGGTTCTTACGTTCTATGAGTATACCGGGGGAGCCCATGGGATGACTTACCGACAGGCATATAACATTGAGTTGGTTACAGGTAGAATACTAGTCTTAGAAGACCTGTTCATGACAGATGAGTTTAAGGAGTCCATCGCACAGCGCATTACTCAGGAGCTGACCGAGCATCCCGATGGATATTTCATCACGGAGTTTAAGGCGAAGGATCTCGATAGAACCCAGCCTTTCTACCTGAAAGAAGGAAACTTGGTGGTGTTTTTTGGTCTGTATGAGATTGCTCCCTATGCCGCGGGGATGCCAAGTTTCTCGATTCCCTTAAGAGAACAAGAGTCTAGCCTTCGATACCCGGTGCTCATGGGAGTAGACTAA
- a CDS encoding dihydrodipicolinate synthase family protein yields MTEQRNKIGYMISNHIIPAVPVPFTSQGDIHEAGQQSYVRWMSKQDIGGVALWVHTGRGLLLSKEQREKVFAAWKDALPNRLIICGAGASPGSGSFTTKVAEARAMAAHAKKLGADALLVFPPNFATTKEEIIDYHREIADVGLPLVLFYLYQTAGGVSYSLALLDELMADRRIIGIKMATLDSVVTYQNVVFHLHRRHPDKLVITGEDRFLGYSIMLGATAALIGLGAVCTGIQVDMLKDHISGDFDRFMRNSDAIDHFAQVVFGDPVEKYIIRLLHILSLEGIIPAESVYDPAGYQLDDAEKALLNKTLQDLMNVL; encoded by the coding sequence GTGACTGAACAAAGGAATAAGATAGGATACATGATCAGTAATCACATTATACCTGCGGTGCCTGTGCCTTTTACTTCCCAAGGGGACATTCACGAGGCGGGGCAGCAGTCCTACGTAAGGTGGATGAGTAAGCAGGATATTGGTGGTGTGGCCCTCTGGGTACACACAGGGAGAGGCTTGTTGCTTTCCAAGGAGCAACGGGAGAAAGTGTTTGCAGCTTGGAAGGATGCCCTTCCCAATAGACTCATCATCTGTGGAGCCGGTGCTTCACCAGGCTCCGGGTCCTTTACCACTAAGGTAGCAGAGGCCCGGGCCATGGCCGCGCATGCTAAAAAGCTTGGAGCAGATGCCCTATTGGTGTTTCCACCTAATTTTGCTACGACAAAGGAAGAGATCATTGACTATCACAGGGAAATTGCCGATGTGGGATTACCTTTGGTTCTGTTTTACTTGTATCAGACGGCCGGTGGAGTCTCCTACAGTCTTGCTCTGCTAGATGAGCTTATGGCCGACCGGAGGATAATTGGGATTAAGATGGCCACCCTAGACTCGGTGGTTACCTATCAGAATGTGGTGTTTCATCTGCACCGAAGACACCCTGACAAGTTAGTCATAACTGGAGAAGACCGGTTCTTGGGATATTCTATCATGCTTGGTGCAACGGCTGCCCTTATTGGTCTTGGCGCAGTCTGTACAGGGATTCAGGTGGATATGCTCAAGGATCATATCTCTGGCGACTTTGATCGGTTTATGCGTAATTCTGATGCTATCGATCATTTTGCACAGGTTGTTTTTGGAGACCCAGTGGAAAAATATATCATTCGATTGCTCCATATTTTATCACTCGAAGGGATTATTCCAGCGGAGAGCGTCTATGATCCAGCGGGCTATCAGCTAGATGATGCCGAGAAAGCATTGTTAAATAAAACCTTGCAGGATTTGATGAATGTATTGTGA
- a CDS encoding 4Fe-4S binding protein: MANLEVSFLGKRLSSFIIVGSAGITDTVDKMMRAEDHGAGAVIAKGLSDLALMRKSPSPRFSLLQRNLANMKSTTLYSYEQAAGLGPEEYAKELARAKERLSIPVFANVDCLDQENWTDYIRCVQDAGIDGIEVNVSCPHGSLSFLGGSVETELVEVVCAIQDVATVPLIVKLSPQLTSPLQVVQSLHDVGARAVTLFNRFTGLEIDINSKASIMHGGYAGFGGMWSLHYGLRWISLISPQIPVEISASGGVSGFEDVVKYILAGAGTVQVCSAIYLQGYSIISKITADLKRYMEKEKIGNLEEIRGMVCDRIKGMDQVDRTTCYEPYIDQDRCTGCGICISRCIHRGLDGSGGSVAPNDHCVNCGLCVALCPHGAITMRKSL; encoded by the coding sequence ATGGCTAACCTGGAAGTGAGCTTTTTAGGTAAGAGACTATCATCCTTCATAATCGTGGGTTCTGCAGGGATTACTGACACAGTAGATAAAATGATGCGGGCTGAAGACCATGGCGCAGGTGCCGTGATCGCCAAAGGATTAAGTGATCTAGCCCTTATGCGCAAATCTCCCTCACCTCGGTTTTCTCTACTGCAGAGGAATCTGGCGAACATGAAAAGTACCACTTTGTATTCCTATGAACAGGCAGCGGGCTTGGGACCGGAGGAATATGCCAAAGAGCTAGCTAGGGCGAAGGAACGCCTAAGCATCCCGGTGTTTGCTAACGTCGATTGTTTGGATCAGGAAAACTGGACCGATTATATTCGGTGTGTGCAGGATGCGGGAATTGATGGCATTGAGGTAAATGTATCTTGTCCCCATGGTTCATTAAGTTTCCTAGGAGGGTCGGTGGAGACGGAGCTGGTGGAAGTGGTTTGTGCTATCCAGGATGTAGCCACAGTACCGTTGATCGTGAAACTAAGTCCCCAGTTGACATCACCTCTCCAGGTGGTCCAAAGCCTACATGATGTGGGTGCTAGAGCCGTGACCCTTTTCAACCGATTTACCGGGCTAGAGATAGACATCAACAGCAAAGCTTCCATTATGCACGGAGGATATGCTGGCTTTGGCGGCATGTGGTCTCTTCACTATGGCTTACGCTGGATTAGCTTGATCTCACCACAGATTCCAGTGGAGATCAGTGCTAGCGGTGGGGTCAGCGGATTTGAGGATGTAGTGAAATACATTCTTGCTGGTGCAGGGACGGTGCAGGTTTGCAGTGCCATTTACCTGCAGGGGTATTCGATCATTAGCAAAATCACCGCTGATCTAAAGCGGTACATGGAAAAAGAGAAGATTGGCAATCTCGAAGAGATCCGGGGAATGGTATGTGATCGGATTAAGGGCATGGATCAAGTGGACCGCACTACGTGCTACGAACCATACATAGACCAGGATCGATGTACCGGTTGTGGAATCTGTATCTCCCGTTGCATCCATCGGGGGCTGGATGGATCTGGGGGATCCGTTGCTCCCAACGATCACTGTGTTAATTGTGGGCTATGTGTTGCCCTTTGTCCCCATGGCGCCATTACCATGAGAAAGTCCCTATAG
- the menC gene encoding o-succinylbenzoate synthase, whose protein sequence is MRIDSVELYHVKIGMQEPFVISSGSLSARESVVVKVTSGQWVGYGESAPMPGPFYNPETLETVTHMLKDFIIPAALKWDLEDPRQVDKHLTGIRGNNFAKAGIETAIWDLWAKMRGQSLSQVMGGVRKRIPSGVALGIFSDPEKLGDRVEQCLQAGYSRVKIKIQPGWDVEPVRYLRQRFGDFPLQVDANAAYTLEDVSVFQALDQYELTMIEQPLGWQDLIDHANLQSKINTALCLDESITSLDAARQAIAIGACRIVNIKIQRVGGLGPALAIHDYCKGKGIPLWCGTMPESGLGQSFGLALASLPGFVYPADVEPTDRFYVEDLVRPALKLKNGAIDVPMGPGVGVAVKEEFLSNCVFRKERRIAG, encoded by the coding sequence GTGCGAATAGACTCTGTCGAGTTATATCACGTAAAGATTGGGATGCAGGAACCCTTCGTTATTAGTTCAGGAAGCCTTTCGGCGCGGGAGTCTGTTGTTGTAAAGGTCACTTCAGGACAGTGGGTTGGTTACGGAGAGAGTGCTCCCATGCCAGGACCATTCTATAATCCTGAGACCCTGGAGACTGTCACCCATATGTTAAAGGATTTCATTATTCCCGCAGCCCTAAAATGGGACCTAGAAGATCCCCGGCAAGTGGATAAGCATCTTACAGGAATCCGGGGTAACAACTTTGCCAAGGCTGGAATAGAAACTGCTATTTGGGATCTTTGGGCAAAGATGAGAGGACAGTCACTCTCTCAAGTGATGGGCGGAGTCCGCAAGAGGATCCCCTCTGGTGTAGCCCTGGGCATATTCTCAGATCCCGAGAAACTAGGTGATCGGGTGGAGCAATGTCTACAGGCAGGATACAGCCGGGTGAAGATCAAAATCCAACCCGGTTGGGATGTGGAACCTGTCAGGTATCTACGACAGAGATTTGGAGATTTCCCCCTTCAGGTTGATGCCAATGCCGCTTATACCCTAGAGGATGTGTCCGTGTTTCAAGCACTGGATCAGTATGAACTGACCATGATCGAACAGCCCTTAGGATGGCAAGACTTGATCGATCATGCCAACCTACAGAGCAAAATTAATACTGCTCTATGTCTAGATGAATCGATTACGTCTTTAGACGCTGCTCGGCAAGCCATAGCTATCGGAGCCTGCCGCATTGTCAACATCAAGATTCAGCGGGTAGGTGGTTTGGGACCTGCCTTGGCTATTCATGATTACTGTAAAGGAAAAGGCATTCCCCTGTGGTGCGGGACCATGCCAGAATCGGGTCTAGGACAAAGTTTCGGATTGGCCTTAGCCTCATTACCCGGTTTTGTCTATCCGGCGGATGTGGAGCCGACAGATCGTTTCTATGTTGAGGACTTGGTTAGACCTGCGCTAAAGCTCAAGAATGGTGCCATCGATGTGCCTATGGGACCGGGGGTTGGAGTGGCAGTCAAAGAAGAGTTCTTGAGTAATTGCGTTTTTCGTAAGGAAAGGCGGATTGCTGGATAG
- a CDS encoding alpha/beta hydrolase: protein MRMSVMLLCFAFIMAGSVQAAIKDSSPIEALREHLNKDATQRPALAEQPFAQQPLSKEEAQSAAALLWDAWTKQIVSERKDMMDERVVYIGTGKLRIDMPFYYRVFGEPVNGMRSLYISLHGGGSTSVESNDQQWENQKRLYQLEEGIYLAPRAPSNCWNMWHRLHVDPLLDLLIENMIVFEKVDPNRVYLTGYSAGGDGVYQLAPRMADRFAAAAMMAGHPNDAKPHGLRNIGFTIQMGGQDSAYNRNMVAAQWGEWLDELKAADPEGYEHWVQIYPEYGHWMNGADRIALRWMAQFTRDPYPTRVVWKQDDVIHTRFYWLGAKEAECFPGGTVVASYAGQEIRIERCAVRRLRIRLHDQMMDLDRPIRITRGDDVIFEGIVPRTIEAIATSLAERGDPRSLCFAEVWVPSNPGVTKLNLDVSGG from the coding sequence GTGCGGATGTCAGTCATGCTTCTTTGTTTCGCATTCATCATGGCAGGTTCTGTGCAGGCTGCAATAAAGGACAGTAGTCCAATTGAGGCACTTAGGGAACACCTAAACAAAGATGCCACACAGCGACCTGCACTAGCCGAACAGCCCTTTGCACAGCAGCCCTTGAGCAAAGAGGAAGCTCAGTCCGCCGCGGCTTTGCTATGGGACGCCTGGACAAAGCAGATCGTTTCCGAACGAAAGGATATGATGGATGAGCGGGTCGTCTACATTGGAACGGGAAAGCTTCGCATTGATATGCCCTTCTACTATAGGGTTTTTGGTGAACCGGTGAATGGGATGCGTAGTCTTTACATTTCCTTACACGGTGGTGGGTCTACTAGTGTTGAATCTAATGATCAGCAATGGGAGAATCAAAAGAGACTCTATCAGTTGGAAGAGGGGATCTATTTAGCGCCGCGTGCTCCTAGCAATTGCTGGAACATGTGGCACAGACTACACGTTGATCCCTTGCTGGATCTTCTCATTGAGAATATGATTGTATTCGAGAAGGTGGACCCCAATCGCGTGTACCTTACGGGTTACTCGGCTGGAGGGGATGGGGTATACCAACTTGCTCCTCGCATGGCCGATCGCTTCGCGGCTGCAGCGATGATGGCAGGACACCCTAACGATGCCAAGCCCCATGGGTTGCGAAACATCGGTTTTACAATCCAGATGGGTGGTCAAGACTCAGCCTATAACCGGAACATGGTGGCCGCCCAGTGGGGCGAGTGGCTGGACGAACTGAAGGCGGCTGATCCCGAAGGGTATGAACACTGGGTACAGATTTATCCTGAGTATGGTCACTGGATGAATGGGGCGGACCGGATCGCCCTACGCTGGATGGCCCAGTTCACCCGGGATCCCTATCCGACACGGGTGGTCTGGAAACAGGATGACGTGATCCATACGCGGTTTTACTGGCTAGGGGCGAAAGAAGCGGAATGCTTTCCCGGTGGTACAGTGGTGGCTTCCTACGCAGGTCAAGAGATTCGGATTGAGCGTTGTGCGGTAAGACGGCTACGGATCCGGCTACATGATCAGATGATGGACCTTGATCGGCCAATTCGGATTACGCGGGGCGATGATGTGATCTTTGAAGGTATTGTGCCGCGTACTATCGAAGCCATAGCCACGTCTTTGGCCGAACGAGGTGATCCTCGGTCCCTGTGTTTTGCAGAGGTTTGGGTTCCCTCTAATCCTGGCGTAACGAAGTTGAACTTAGATGTGTCTGGAGGTTAA